In Candidatus Methanoperedens sp., one DNA window encodes the following:
- a CDS encoding tetratricopeptide repeat protein produces MKAVKLFREQEVLRMSGINILIICLIFFSFMAQVVEAKTADEWVAEGIELGQAGNYTEAIKAYDEALKINPQDAKAWNKKGKTLSDLGRNDDAIKALDEALKIDPQYAEAWYNKGTALYSLGRNDEAFKALNEAIKINPQDADAWNNRGSVLISLGRYDEAFKAYDDALKIDPQLAEAWYNKGFVLNNLGRYDDAIKALDEALKINPQYALSWNEKGFSLINLKRNDEAFKAWDEALKINPKFAQVWNNKGSALYILGRYDDAIKAYDEALKIDPQLAEAWYSKIKAYDGILKINPQDADAWNNKGIAFKNLGRYDEAIKAYDEALKINPQLAEAWNNKGNALNDIGDNENAIKAYDEALKINPQLDAALYNKGWALVKLGRNEDAIKTYDEALKINPQIAQTWYEKGFALSNLGKYEDAVKALDEALRINPQYAEAWHDKGLVLSILGRYDEAIKAYDEALKINPQYAQVWNNKGVALETLGRNDEAIKAYDEALKINPQYAQAWNNKGDALGKLGRNDEATKAYDEASKLQKTPGFEIIVAIAGLFMIAHLLRKKG; encoded by the coding sequence ATGAAAGCAGTGAAATTATTTAGAGAGCAGGAGGTGTTAAGAATGAGCGGGATAAATATTTTAATTATTTGTTTGATATTCTTTTCATTTATGGCCCAAGTAGTAGAGGCAAAAACTGCTGATGAATGGGTTGCTGAAGGTATTGAATTGGGTCAAGCAGGAAATTACACAGAAGCAATCAAAGCCTATGATGAAGCTTTAAAGATTAATCCACAGGATGCTAAAGCGTGGAATAAAAAAGGAAAAACTCTTTCTGACCTTGGAAGAAATGACGATGCAATCAAAGCATTAGATGAAGCATTGAAGATTGATCCACAATATGCTGAAGCCTGGTATAACAAAGGAACTGCTCTTTACAGTCTTGGAAGAAACGATGAAGCATTTAAAGCATTGAATGAAGCAATCAAGATTAATCCACAGGATGCTGATGCGTGGAATAACAGAGGAAGTGTTCTTATCAGTCTTGGAAGATACGATGAAGCATTTAAAGCATATGATGATGCCTTGAAGATTGATCCACAACTCGCTGAAGCATGGTATAACAAAGGTTTTGTTCTTAACAATCTTGGAAGATACGATGATGCAATCAAAGCATTAGATGAAGCATTGAAGATTAATCCACAATATGCTCTATCGTGGAATGAAAAAGGATTTTCTCTTATCAATCTGAAGAGAAATGATGAAGCATTTAAAGCATGGGATGAAGCCTTGAAGATTAATCCAAAGTTTGCTCAAGTGTGGAATAACAAAGGAAGTGCTCTTTACATTCTTGGAAGATACGATGATGCAATTAAAGCTTACGATGAAGCATTGAAGATTGATCCACAACTTGCTGAAGCATGGTATAGCAAAATTAAAGCTTATGATGGAATCTTGAAGATTAATCCACAGGATGCTGATGCGTGGAATAACAAAGGTATTGCTTTTAAGAATCTTGGAAGATACGATGAAGCAATTAAAGCCTATGATGAAGCCTTGAAGATTAATCCACAACTCGCTGAAGCGTGGAATAATAAAGGAAATGCTCTTAACGATATTGGGGACAACGAAAATGCAATTAAAGCATATGATGAAGCCTTGAAGATCAATCCACAATTGGATGCAGCATTGTATAACAAAGGATGGGCTCTTGTTAAACTTGGAAGAAATGAGGATGCAATTAAAACATATGATGAAGCCTTGAAGATTAATCCACAAATTGCTCAAACATGGTATGAAAAAGGATTCGCTCTTTCTAATCTTGGGAAATACGAAGATGCAGTTAAGGCATTAGATGAGGCCTTAAGGATTAATCCACAATATGCAGAAGCATGGCATGATAAAGGACTTGTTCTTTCCATTCTTGGAAGATACGATGAAGCAATTAAAGCTTATGATGAAGCATTGAAGATTAATCCACAGTATGCTCAAGTGTGGAATAACAAAGGAGTTGCTCTTGAGACTCTTGGAAGAAACGATGAAGCAATTAAAGCCTATGATGAAGCCTTGAAGATTAATCCACAGTATGCTCAAGCGTGGAATAACAAAGGAGATGCTCTTGGGAAACTGGGAAGAAACGATGAAGCAACTAAAGCCTATGATGAAGCATCGAAGTTGCAAAAAACACCAGGATTTGAAATAATAGTTGCAATCGCCGGGTTGTTCATGATAGCGCATTTATTGAGAAAAAAAGGATGA
- a CDS encoding tetratricopeptide repeat protein, translated as MRVAQNLSVSICEMQVEQYSKARGKAVKNASILRALGKEALYLGKLDEAFNYFIEALSVDEEQKDHIGKAIDLNNIGSVYKQWENLGHALAYFKKALEIAEELKDARNAAVVRGNMLH; from the coding sequence ATGAGAGTAGCCCAGAATTTGTCGGTTTCAATATGCGAGATGCAGGTTGAGCAATATTCAAAAGCCAGAGGAAAAGCTGTAAAAAATGCCAGTATCCTGCGCGCTCTGGGTAAGGAAGCACTTTATCTTGGCAAGCTGGATGAAGCCTTTAATTATTTCATCGAGGCACTTTCTGTGGATGAAGAACAAAAAGACCACATAGGAAAGGCAATAGACCTGAACAACATTGGAAGCGTGTACAAGCAATGGGAGAACCTTGGGCACGCGCTGGCATACTTCAAGAAGGCTCTGGAAATAGCCGAGGAACTCAAGGATGCAAGAAATGCAGCAGTGGTAAGAGGCAATATGCTTCATTAA
- a CDS encoding HEAT repeat domain-containing protein produces the protein MTTFHAITKKCYACNKASIHKEIGSTITFGSPDLDTRPPEMERSTIDMWVQMCPSCGYSSADISEGNEKALDVIFTDSYQEQIDSPEYPKLANAFLCFSLIQENNCEYLGAGWSSVHAAWVCDDADYETSAQKCRMRAVSLFRKAKENNQKFAEQDGVEEVIIVDLLRRSCQFELAFSICEGVLKKKPEKIISNIMKLQKMLIKNKDVACHLIADVSEVPMEVGPIIEALKDEDYNVRRNAAEELGEIKDVKEVEPLIEALKDQDLPVRMNATDALGKIRDARAVEPLIKVLRDKDYNIRMNAADELGKIRDARAVEPLIEALKDEDNVFLNIHWKAADALGEIGGDRVIELLVQDLKDENKGVREGAAYALGR, from the coding sequence ATGACTACATTTCACGCAATAACCAAGAAATGTTATGCATGTAATAAGGCAAGCATACATAAAGAAATTGGGTCTACAATTACCTTTGGTTCGCCTGATTTAGATACAAGGCCCCCTGAAATGGAACGATCAACTATTGATATGTGGGTACAAATGTGCCCATCATGCGGATATTCTTCCGCGGACATATCTGAGGGAAATGAAAAAGCGTTAGATGTTATATTTACAGATTCTTACCAAGAACAAATAGACAGCCCGGAATATCCCAAATTAGCAAATGCATTTCTTTGTTTTTCATTAATTCAAGAAAACAACTGTGAATATTTGGGAGCAGGATGGAGTAGTGTTCATGCGGCATGGGTATGCGATGATGCTGATTATGAGACCAGTGCACAGAAATGCAGAATGAGAGCTGTGTCTTTATTTCGAAAAGCAAAAGAAAATAATCAAAAGTTCGCTGAACAGGATGGTGTAGAAGAAGTTATAATTGTTGATTTGCTGAGACGATCGTGCCAGTTTGAACTGGCATTCAGTATATGTGAGGGGGTATTAAAGAAAAAACCAGAGAAAATAATCTCAAATATCATGAAATTACAAAAAATGCTCATCAAGAATAAAGATGTCGCTTGTCATCTAATTGCAGATGTAAGTGAGGTGCCAATGGAAGTTGGGCCAATTATTGAGGCTTTGAAGGATGAAGACTACAATGTTCGAAGGAATGCAGCAGAGGAGCTTGGAGAAATAAAAGATGTAAAAGAAGTAGAGCCACTTATCGAGGCATTGAAGGATCAAGACCTCCCTGTTCGAATGAATGCAACGGATGCACTTGGCAAGATAAGGGATGCAAGAGCAGTAGAGCCACTTATTAAGGTCTTGAGGGATAAAGACTACAATATCAGAATGAATGCAGCTGATGAACTTGGTAAGATAAGAGATGCAAGAGCAGTAGAGCCACTTATTGAGGCATTGAAGGATGAGGATAATGTCTTTCTAAATATTCATTGGAAAGCGGCTGATGCCCTCGGTGAAATAGGGGGTGATAGGGTCATCGAGCTTCTTGTTCAGGATTTAAAGGATGAAAACAAAGGTGTTCGAGAGGGAGCGGCATATGCTCTTGGAAGATAA
- a CDS encoding right-handed parallel beta-helix repeat-containing protein, producing MNKKFGLIAFVTIGTILFFVASATITSASTIYVPDNHITIQEAVNASNGGDMIIVRDGTYSENIKVNKRLTIRSENGSAFSKIIAANPKNNVFTVTADYVNIKGLTITGTTSNKLTEFAAGIYLELGVDYCNISDNNVSNNGDGIWLWNSGNNIIANNIANSNENIGIFVVSISDNNTIINNIVNFNNVSGIELWGSNNNMIVNNTASGNDRGVYLWDSSENSLSGNNADSNKNNGFYLLLGGDNLLQNNAISKTHNGIYLDKSRNNRLQNTTLSSNNYGIYMFSSDSIIDSNNFIDNKENIYNVTYPLPLFEIVFSFAGLLAMLYVAFRYRRHFSRFGDLSRKSITGFQVFIIIINILLYLELISQNFMPIMNVFNLTILIILAFIGLLIFVLGVFIIFWSIYLLIKEVFIHGNKLIERGPYKFVRHPLYLGWIIGTLGLALSANSLIGLIYSLILALILSYIAEYEEEDSRTRIGDEYGEYMKKVPRLFPFGR from the coding sequence ATGAATAAGAAATTTGGTTTGATTGCATTTGTCACAATTGGAACAATATTATTTTTTGTTGCTTCCGCAACGATAACCAGTGCATCAACGATTTATGTGCCTGATAATCACATAACTATTCAGGAAGCAGTTAATGCTTCAAATGGTGGGGATATGATTATTGTCAGGGATGGAACTTATTCCGAGAATATTAAGGTGAACAAGAGATTGACCATTCGATCTGAAAATGGATCTGCATTTTCGAAGATCATAGCAGCAAATCCCAAAAACAATGTATTTACAGTAACAGCGGATTATGTGAATATTAAAGGGCTTACGATCACAGGAACAACATCCAATAAACTCACTGAATTTGCCGCCGGAATATATCTTGAATTGGGCGTGGATTATTGCAATATTTCTGATAACAACGTATCAAATAATGGTGATGGGATATGGCTCTGGAATTCGGGCAATAATATCATTGCAAATAACATTGCAAACTCAAACGAAAACATTGGCATTTTCGTTGTTTCTATAAGTGATAATAATACGATAATAAATAACATCGTGAACTTTAATAATGTTAGCGGCATCGAACTTTGGGGCTCGAACAACAACATGATCGTAAACAACACCGCATCAGGCAATGACCGGGGTGTCTATTTGTGGGATTCGAGTGAAAATTCTCTTTCAGGTAACAATGCTGACTCAAATAAAAACAACGGTTTCTATCTCCTTTTGGGGGGAGATAACCTGTTACAAAACAACGCTATCTCGAAAACTCATAATGGTATCTATCTCGATAAATCGAGAAATAACAGATTACAAAACACCACCTTATCGAGCAATAATTATGGAATTTATATGTTTTCGTCTGACAGCATTATCGACTCGAATAATTTTATAGATAATAAAGAGAACATCTACAATGTAACCTATCCACTACCATTATTTGAAATAGTTTTTTCATTCGCTGGATTATTGGCAATGTTGTATGTAGCCTTTAGATATAGAAGACATTTTTCACGTTTTGGTGATTTATCAAGAAAATCTATAACTGGATTTCAAGTTTTTATTATAATAATAAATATACTTCTTTATCTAGAGTTGATATCACAAAACTTTATGCCGATAATGAATGTTTTCAATCTAACTATTTTAATAATATTGGCATTTATTGGATTACTTATTTTTGTACTGGGAGTATTCATCATATTCTGGAGTATATATCTTCTAATAAAAGAGGTTTTTATTCATGGAAACAAATTGATAGAAAGAGGTCCCTATAAATTCGTTCGTCATCCCTTGTATCTCGGTTGGATTATTGGAACCCTAGGACTCGCATTATCAGCGAATTCATTAATTGGTTTAATATATTCATTGATTCTTGCTTTAATTCTGTCCTATATAGCTGAATATGAAGAAGAAGACTCAAGAACAAGAATTGGCGATGAATATGGGGAGTATATGAAAAAAGTCCCTAGGCTTTTTCCTTTTGGGAGATAA
- a CDS encoding right-handed parallel beta-helix repeat-containing protein, producing MDKIEGLKGQSFCTKVKKAVENIPIAVILLFLGIMAGSASAAVPKFTEITPSFGVAGTDGLTILASDHIAGSRYQDMLKSPGRLEAKGMHFEINDSNYLNITLDSSETINIILESAPKMVTIKFESASGPLAAKITLGGFVPLTTYNKYEDNYHNFLSFQTDSNGNYTYTQELSKPHFVFIQPETGKLNNLNTLAISPADMLPSTIFIQDNATGGDCILIGTWNISSKTCTLTTDMTSNIQIDNDSITLDGNGHTITGSGTGNGVYLSGRSEVTIKDLNANKFYNGIFLYSSSNNMLRSNNNVLNNGDGISLWSSSNNILSNNNILSNYGGIYLYYYSDNNTLSNNNASNNSVGIFLGPHGNNTLNNNNASNNRFYGIGLGDYYSNNNLLSNNTASNNGATGIVLLPSSNNVLSYNKALNNNGSGIILYSSSNNNMLSNNNASNNNYNGISLNFSSNNNILSNNNASNNKNYGISLGDSSSNLIYNNYFNNTNNAFDNGNNIWNITKTSGTNIIGGSWLGGNYWSDYVGMDTEGDGLGDTMLPYNSSGGITNGGDFLPLMHVNTPDNVALGKPAYASSSWYNTPPSNAFDGDWNTHWNSGGYAPAWIYVDLQQNYNISRIKLIVSQTPDGNTTHNIYISQDASNWTLVKTLSMYTNNKQILAEDFTPPLLNVRYVKVETVSSPSWIAWFEIEIYENPIGPGALNITSFSPTTSTVTNNVSESRTFNITTNQTVNVSWLIDGTEVFNETDVITSSYTNSSAALGTWNVTAVASNANGTAMQTWDWIVKAPPVAGVPVMISWSNTKTNDASLNIAANVSDAIRFNAAANQSIDTWNWLLNNVNQNNNFDNFSNHFAAPGNYIIKVNASNANGTSDTVTWNVNVTGITPPTGTPNIIDFSPLTTTVTNNVGESRTFSITSNQIVNASWLINRTEVFNETGVITSSYTNSSAALGTWNVSAVASNANGTAIQTWDWNVASITTTNRVHNINKGTNYSTIQAAIDDANPGNEINVDSGTYYENVNVDKQLILRGIDTGDGKPVVNANGSNAVTLSAGGITLDGFVAENASSYFGIWVNSTDNILRNNIASNNTYGIFLTSDTIGANSNNTLDNNTANSNSFSGIQIEFSGYNVLKDNTANSNLFGIVIFDSKKNNLTNNIVYSNSIGILIQDFISPTINNTLTNNTIKSNKYGIQIYSSLHSSSGNLIYNNYFNNTNNAYDDGNNIWSITKTLGTNVIGGSYLGGNYWSDYAGNDTDGDGLGDTMLPYKSSGNITNGGDYLPLIYVSTPGTGAPNITSFSPTTSTVTDNVGDSRTFSITVSQTVNITWLINGTQVQKNNGVTAASYTNTGAALGIWNVSALAQNTNGSDMQTWDWNVTQLIIGNGSISGFKINDTNGNGKWDAGEAGIQGWNITLKNATTGIVISSDLTDANGFYQFMNLVNGSYNVTEEMRIGFTPRNATFKLVNIAGLNVMNLNFTNQPLIQPLGGIISGFKINDTNGNGKWNAGEKGISNWTIRLIGIIGKGKNAKVIRKETFTDAMGFYKFDNLEAGRYFVIEKLKKGFVPTGSPVKRIKLAQGKNSMNNNFTNRPVNSRDKIDDQRNVDDYEAINRDIDKYKEDMEWN from the coding sequence ATGGATAAAATTGAAGGCTTAAAAGGCCAGAGTTTCTGTACAAAGGTAAAAAAAGCTGTTGAAAATATCCCTATAGCGGTCATTCTGCTGTTCTTAGGGATAATGGCAGGGTCGGCAAGTGCAGCAGTACCGAAATTCACAGAAATAACTCCAAGTTTTGGAGTTGCTGGAACAGATGGTCTCACCATTCTAGCATCAGACCATATAGCGGGTTCCAGATATCAGGACATGCTTAAATCTCCGGGAAGACTTGAGGCTAAAGGCATGCATTTTGAAATTAATGACAGCAATTATTTAAACATAACCCTGGACAGCTCAGAGACCATTAATATAATTCTTGAGTCAGCCCCGAAAATGGTTACAATTAAGTTTGAATCAGCTTCTGGCCCCCTGGCAGCAAAGATAACTCTGGGTGGTTTTGTCCCACTAACTACATACAACAAATACGAGGATAATTACCATAACTTTTTATCCTTCCAAACAGATAGTAATGGAAATTATACTTATACTCAGGAGCTTTCAAAGCCGCATTTTGTTTTCATTCAGCCTGAGACAGGCAAGTTAAATAACCTCAATACTCTCGCTATCAGTCCCGCCGATATGCTCCCCAGTACAATATTTATTCAGGATAATGCAACTGGTGGTGACTGTATCTTAATAGGTACTTGGAATATAAGCTCAAAGACCTGCACACTGACAACGGATATGACTTCCAACATCCAAATAGATAATGATAGCATAACCCTTGATGGCAATGGGCACACAATAACAGGAAGTGGTACGGGTAATGGTGTTTATCTTTCGGGAAGAAGTGAAGTCACAATCAAGGATTTGAATGCCAATAAATTTTATAATGGCATTTTTCTGTATTCTTCCAGCAACAACATGCTGAGAAGCAACAACAATGTATTGAATAACGGTGACGGCATTTCTTTGTGGTCTTCCAGCAACAACATATTGAGTAACAACAATATTTTGAGCAACTATGGAGGCATTTATCTGTACTATTACAGCGACAACAACACGCTGAGTAATAACAATGCATCGAACAATAGTGTCGGCATTTTTCTGGGCCCTCATGGCAACAATACATTGAACAATAATAATGCATCGAACAACCGTTTCTATGGAATTGGTCTGGGCGATTATTACAGCAACAATAATCTTCTAAGCAACAATACTGCATCCAACAACGGCGCCACTGGCATTGTTCTGTTGCCGTCCAGCAACAATGTACTGAGCTACAATAAAGCATTGAATAACAACGGATCTGGCATTATTCTGTACTCTTCCAGCAATAACAATATGTTGAGCAATAACAATGCATCGAATAACAACTATAACGGCATTTCTCTTAACTTTTCAAGCAATAACAACATTCTGAGCAACAACAATGCATCGAATAATAAAAATTACGGCATTTCGTTGGGCGATTCCAGCAGCAACCTCATCTATAATAACTACTTCAACAACACCAACAACGCTTTTGATAATGGAAACAACATCTGGAATATCACAAAAACATCCGGAACTAATATCATAGGCGGATCTTGGCTTGGTGGCAACTACTGGTCTGATTATGTTGGAATGGACACTGAGGGAGATGGTCTGGGAGATACAATGCTTCCCTACAATTCCTCAGGTGGAATAACAAATGGTGGGGATTTTCTGCCTTTGATGCATGTCAATACACCTGATAACGTTGCACTGGGTAAACCCGCCTATGCAAGCTCTTCTTGGTATAATACCCCTCCTAGCAATGCATTTGACGGAGATTGGAATACGCATTGGAATTCTGGAGGTTATGCCCCCGCATGGATTTATGTTGACCTACAGCAGAATTATAATATTTCTCGAATTAAGCTTATTGTGTCTCAAACTCCCGATGGTAATACCACACACAATATTTATATCTCACAGGATGCTTCTAATTGGACCCTGGTAAAGACGCTTAGTATGTACACAAATAACAAACAAATCTTAGCAGAAGACTTTACTCCGCCACTACTGAATGTGCGTTACGTAAAAGTGGAGACTGTCAGCTCTCCATCTTGGATTGCTTGGTTTGAAATTGAAATCTATGAAAACCCCATCGGTCCTGGAGCACTTAATATAACCAGCTTCTCTCCAACTACTTCAACAGTGACAAATAATGTGAGTGAATCAAGAACATTCAACATTACAACAAATCAGACAGTGAATGTAAGCTGGCTTATCGACGGAACAGAAGTATTCAATGAAACTGATGTAATTACATCATCCTATACCAACTCTAGCGCAGCGTTGGGCACATGGAATGTTACTGCGGTTGCAAGCAATGCTAACGGCACTGCTATGCAGACATGGGATTGGATAGTAAAAGCACCTCCAGTAGCTGGAGTTCCTGTTATGATAAGCTGGAGCAACACTAAAACAAACGATGCTTCTTTGAATATCGCGGCAAATGTTTCTGATGCAATTCGCTTTAATGCCGCTGCAAACCAGAGCATAGATACATGGAACTGGCTCTTGAATAATGTTAATCAAAACAACAACTTTGATAACTTCAGTAATCATTTTGCAGCACCAGGCAATTATATAATTAAGGTGAATGCCAGCAATGCCAATGGCACATCGGATACAGTAACTTGGAACGTAAATGTGACTGGAATTACACCACCAACCGGGACTCCCAATATAATTGACTTCTCGCCACTTACTACAACTGTGACAAATAATGTGGGTGAATCAAGAACCTTCAGCATTACATCGAATCAGATTGTGAATGCAAGCTGGCTTATCAACAGAACAGAGGTATTCAATGAGACTGGCGTGATCACATCATCCTATACAAACTCTAGCGCAGCGTTGGGTACATGGAATGTTTCTGCCGTTGCAAGTAATGCCAACGGTACTGCCATACAGACATGGGACTGGAATGTGGCATCCATTACAACTACTAACCGTGTTCATAACATCAACAAGGGTACCAATTACTCAACTATACAGGCTGCCATTGACGATGCCAACCCGGGTAATGAAATAAATGTGGACAGCGGGACGTATTATGAGAATGTGAATGTGGACAAGCAGCTTATACTACGTGGTATTGATACTGGCGATGGTAAGCCTGTTGTAAATGCTAACGGAAGCAATGCTGTAACTCTGAGCGCAGGGGGAATTACGCTCGATGGATTTGTTGCGGAAAATGCTAGCTCCTATTTTGGAATTTGGGTGAATTCGACTGATAATATACTCCGGAATAATATAGCCTCAAATAACACTTATGGCATATTTCTGACCTCTGATACTATTGGCGCCAACAGTAACAATACACTTGATAACAACACCGCAAATTCGAACAGCTTTAGTGGAATCCAAATTGAATTTTCCGGCTACAACGTTTTAAAGGACAACACCGCAAACTCAAACCTATTTGGAATCGTCATTTTCGATTCGAAAAAAAATAATTTAACTAACAATATCGTATACTCGAACAGTATAGGAATCCTTATTCAAGATTTCATTTCCCCAACCATAAACAATACCTTAACTAATAACACCATAAAATCGAATAAATATGGAATACAAATCTATTCTTCCCTGCATTCTTCCAGCGGCAATCTCATCTACAACAACTACTTCAACAACACCAACAACGCTTATGACGATGGAAATAACATCTGGAGCATCACAAAGACGCTTGGAACGAACGTCATTGGTGGTTCTTATCTTGGCGGTAACTATTGGTCGGATTATGCTGGCAATGATACTGACGGGGATGGCCTGGGAGATACAATGCTTCCATACAAATCCTCGGGCAACATAACAAACGGCGGAGATTATCTGCCTTTGATATATGTCAGTACACCTGGTACCGGAGCGCCAAATATAACCAGCTTCTCTCCAACTACTTCAACAGTGACAGATAATGTGGGTGATTCCAGAACATTCAGCATCACAGTAAGCCAGACCGTTAATATAACCTGGCTGATCAATGGTACACAGGTTCAGAAAAATAATGGTGTGACTGCAGCAAGCTATACCAACACCGGTGCAGCCCTTGGGATATGGAATGTATCTGCGCTGGCCCAAAATACTAATGGCAGCGACATGCAGACATGGGACTGGAATGTGACACAATTAATAATCGGAAATGGCAGTATCTCAGGCTTCAAGATCAATGATACCAACGGCAACGGAAAATGGGATGCAGGCGAAGCAGGAATTCAGGGCTGGAATATCACTCTTAAGAATGCCACAACTGGCATAGTAATATCCAGTGACTTAACAGATGCTAACGGATTCTACCAATTCATGAACCTTGTAAATGGCAGCTATAATGTAACTGAGGAAATGAGGATAGGATTTACTCCCAGGAATGCTACTTTCAAACTGGTTAATATAGCTGGTCTAAACGTTATGAACCTAAACTTCACGAATCAGCCACTGATACAACCACTCGGAGGCATTATCTCAGGATTTAAGATAAATGATACCAATGGTAATGGAAAATGGAATGCAGGTGAGAAGGGCATATCAAATTGGACTATCAGGCTGATTGGCATCATTGGCAAAGGAAAAAATGCAAAGGTCATAAGAAAAGAAACCTTCACCGATGCTATGGGTTTCTACAAGTTCGATAATCTTGAAGCAGGTAGATATTTTGTGATCGAGAAGCTCAAGAAAGGATTTGTGCCCACCGGGTCTCCTGTTAAGCGTATAAAGCTCGCCCAAGGTAAGAACTCCATGAACAACAATTTCACGAACAGGCCAGTAAACAGCCGGGATAAAATAGACGACCAAAGAAACGTGGACGACTATGAGGCCATAAATAGAGATATCGACAAATATAAAGAAGATATGGAATGGAACT